From a region of the Chloroflexota bacterium genome:
- a CDS encoding TIGR04255 family protein, which yields MGRRYRNPPVVEALCEFRFKPGQPWDLAIPGLVYEKIRDRFPKRRQARIVELSVTATPDGVGQQVLTADRMQFLREDEKALVQVDRDLLAVNHLKPYPTWREFLPLIQQGFSAYRDVARPEGFQRIGLRYINRIEIPGQRVDLEHYLEFRPFVGPNLPQDYGPFMVGIEVPYQNGRDRLRLQVATAAIEKPDALAVMLDLDYFLAEPGQVQLDDVLTWIDAAHSRVEEVFEACLTDRLRQMFEETPEQ from the coding sequence ATGGGTAGGCGATATCGGAACCCCCCAGTTGTTGAAGCATTGTGTGAGTTTCGCTTTAAGCCCGGTCAGCCATGGGATTTGGCCATCCCAGGTCTTGTCTATGAGAAGATACGAGATAGATTTCCTAAAAGACGACAGGCGAGAATAGTTGAACTCAGTGTAACCGCTACGCCGGACGGAGTCGGGCAGCAGGTGTTGACGGCCGACCGAATGCAATTTCTGCGTGAGGATGAGAAAGCCTTAGTGCAGGTGGATCGCGACTTACTGGCCGTTAACCACCTCAAGCCATACCCGACTTGGCGGGAGTTCTTGCCTTTGATTCAGCAAGGCTTTTCTGCTTACCGCGACGTCGCACGACCAGAAGGCTTTCAGCGAATTGGGCTACGATACATCAATCGCATCGAGATACCTGGTCAGCGAGTTGATCTGGAACATTATCTAGAGTTTCGGCCCTTTGTAGGACCCAATTTGCCTCAAGACTACGGGCCCTTCATGGTGGGAATCGAGGTTCCTTACCAGAACGGCAGGGACAGGCTCAGGCTTCAAGTGGCAACTGCTGCTATTGAGAAGCCCGATGCGCTCGCGGTTATGCTTGATCTGGATTACTTCCTGGCGGAACCTGGCCAAGTGCAGCTAGACGATGTGCTTACGTGGATAGACGCGGCACACAGCCGTGTGGAGGAGGTT